A window of Diabrotica virgifera virgifera chromosome 9, PGI_DIABVI_V3a contains these coding sequences:
- the LOC114324922 gene encoding lachesin produces the protein MKNTLLLFYIYIFALNPVFGEDELPVVKEENRIKVTYEDPAVQAATPFGKIDPPGPASIRYAPSRVVKGGSVTLTCTVESSGPQDNVSYIWYRGSHVLTDVTQSVYIISSASLKTRNNFSCAAQNEGGTGAEATVFVDVYAPPVFKMKPPTYYSVLYNSKHISLNCIVECYPECAIVWYKDGIKLNIEHNPLYTVETRYLPSNQQVNDFESIYSTLIWNMTAWPVNMLDYTNYTCQSTSNIAGVGISSTTEIAVDYNNRQ, from the exons atgaaaaatacacTACTACTTTTCTATATTTACATTTTCGCGCTCAATCCAGTGTTCGGTGAAGATGAGCTTCCAGTTGTTAAAGAAGAAAATAGGATCAAAGTAACCTACGAAGATCCAGCAGTTCAAGCAGCAACACCTTTTGGAAAAATAG ATCCTCCTGGTCCAGCAAGCATACGGTACGCACCATCTAGAGTCGTTAAGGGAGGTTCAGTAACCCTAACATGTACCGTTGAGTCAAGTGGCCCACAGGACAATGTAAGTTACATCTGGTACAGAGGATCACATGTGCTAACAGACGTCACTCAATCGGTTTATATCATCTCCTCAGCAAGTCTGAAAACGAGGAATAATTTTTCTTGCGCTGCCCAGAATGAGGGTGGAACGGGAGCTGAGGCGACTGTTTTCGTTGATGTATATG cTCCACCGGTGTTTAAGATGAAGCCTCCAACTTATTATAGCGTTTTGTATAATTCGAAACATATAAGCCTTAACTGCATCGTGGAGTGTTATCCTGAATGTGCAATCGTATGGTACAAAGACGGTATCAAGTTGAATATAGAGCACAACCCTCTCTACACAGTTGAAACACGCtatttaccatccaatcaacAAGTGAACGATTTTGAATCGATTTATTCCACACTG ATATGGAACATGACAGCATGGCCAGTAAATATGTTAGATTATACAAATTATACCTGTCAATCAACGTCAAATATAGCTGGAGTCGGTATTTCTTCCACTACAGAAATAGCTGTTGACT atAACAACAGACAATAG